In a genomic window of Gambusia affinis linkage group LG04, SWU_Gaff_1.0, whole genome shotgun sequence:
- the enam gene encoding enamelin isoform X1 has translation MKQVLILLCLLVSTFAAPAPGSESSEQDAAHANEALRLMEMYRLYQQQGLANPFLPAADAPANSAVAPVVAAFQAQLAPAPAEDVSDEETEDGNPAPRVAVPGAPAAPLNSDEEEEAEETEAVEVEPTVVDTAPADPTAAPAAAPAAAAEPEVVDIPPDVAPVDGVVVAVPPVDIVPVDTAAEVPVDVAGPVATDVNVVDAAAATAAAEVLATL, from the exons ATGAAGCAGGTTTTAATCTTGCTGTGCCTTCTGGTCTCCACCTTTGCTGCCCCT GCACCAGGCAGTGAGAGTAGTGAG caGGATGCAGCACACGCTAATGAGGCCCTGAGGTTGATGGAGATGTACAGGCTATACCAGCAGCAG gggCTTGCAAATCCCTTCCTTCCAGCTGCTGATGCTCCT gCTAACTCAGCTGTTGCACCTGTG GTGGCTGCTTTTCAAGCCCAGCTGGCTCCCGCCCCTGCAGAGGACGTCTCAGACGAGGAAACAGAG gATGGGAACCCCGCTCCTAGAGTTGCAGTGCCCGgtgctcctgctgctcctctgaactctgacgaagaggaggaagcTGAGGAGACGGAGGCAGTTGAGGTTGAGCCAACTGTGGTGGACACGGCACCTGCAGATCCCACGGCAGCCCCGGCAGCAGCCCCGGCAGCTGCTGCTGAGCCTGAAGTGGTTGACATCCCCCCAGATGTTGCACCAGTTGATGGTGTTGTTGTTGCCGTGCCCCCTGTTGACATTGTTCCTGTGGACACAGCTGCTGAGGTGCCTGTCGATGTGGCCGGCCCCGTCGCTACTGATGTCAATGTtgttgatgctgctgcagccacAGCGGCTGCTGAGGTTCTTGCTACACTGTAA
- the enam gene encoding enamelin isoform X2: MKQVLILLCLLVSTFAAPAPGSESSEDAAHANEALRLMEMYRLYQQQGLANPFLPAADAPANSAVAPVVAAFQAQLAPAPAEDVSDEETEDGNPAPRVAVPGAPAAPLNSDEEEEAEETEAVEVEPTVVDTAPADPTAAPAAAPAAAAEPEVVDIPPDVAPVDGVVVAVPPVDIVPVDTAAEVPVDVAGPVATDVNVVDAAAATAAAEVLATL; the protein is encoded by the exons ATGAAGCAGGTTTTAATCTTGCTGTGCCTTCTGGTCTCCACCTTTGCTGCCCCT GCACCAGGCAGTGAGAGTAGTGAG GATGCAGCACACGCTAATGAGGCCCTGAGGTTGATGGAGATGTACAGGCTATACCAGCAGCAG gggCTTGCAAATCCCTTCCTTCCAGCTGCTGATGCTCCT gCTAACTCAGCTGTTGCACCTGTG GTGGCTGCTTTTCAAGCCCAGCTGGCTCCCGCCCCTGCAGAGGACGTCTCAGACGAGGAAACAGAG gATGGGAACCCCGCTCCTAGAGTTGCAGTGCCCGgtgctcctgctgctcctctgaactctgacgaagaggaggaagcTGAGGAGACGGAGGCAGTTGAGGTTGAGCCAACTGTGGTGGACACGGCACCTGCAGATCCCACGGCAGCCCCGGCAGCAGCCCCGGCAGCTGCTGCTGAGCCTGAAGTGGTTGACATCCCCCCAGATGTTGCACCAGTTGATGGTGTTGTTGTTGCCGTGCCCCCTGTTGACATTGTTCCTGTGGACACAGCTGCTGAGGTGCCTGTCGATGTGGCCGGCCCCGTCGCTACTGATGTCAATGTtgttgatgctgctgcagccacAGCGGCTGCTGAGGTTCTTGCTACACTGTAA
- the cnga1a gene encoding cyclic nucleotide gated channel subunit alpha 1a gives MSTNAMSGHTVCKLTTDSEEQSEDDLSAPQSNCLANMNNSNNNEEEKKKKKKEKKDKKEKEEKKDKKEKKEKKDKKEKKEKKKKEKEEKEAKEKEQEQEKEKEKEKEKEKEKEKAKEKDKDKPKEIFVINPAGNLYYNWLFIIAMPVMYNWTMIIARACFEELQQDYILYWILLDYSSDLIYLADMFVRTRTGYLEQGLMVKDKKLLRDNYVKSFQFRLDVLSILPTDVLYFVFGLHYPEIRINKLLRIGRMMEFFTRTETKTNYPNIFRIGNLIMYILIIIHWNACFYFSFSKAIGFGADDWVYPALDDPEEPAFGQPMRKYAFSLYWSTLTLTTIGETPPPALDSEFLFHVVDFLVGVLIFATIVGNIATMISNMNAAQAQFQSRIDNIKQYMQVRKVSKELELRVIKWFDYLWNNGKAQDEREVLRYLPDKLRAEIAIQVHMDTLKKVRIFADCEAGLLIQLVLKLRPQVFSPGDYICKKGDIGREMYIIKDGKLAVVADDGVTQFVVLGSGSYFGEISILNIKGSKAGNRRTANIRSIGYSDLFCLSKDDLMESLIEYPDAKAMLEEKGRQILMKDGLIDLDPANIKPETKELEEKVTKLYSTMELMQVKLKKILGNYKHTGKALRQRITDLERLSGEEVEDEEEEEDEGKKEAEEKEAEKETDEKGVEEMEEKTEEEKGAGEKDVDVTEEKTEEDKSEVTKTDQEKGGEGEGKPDEVKDGEAKEDKTEE, from the exons ATGTCCACCAATGCAATGTCAGGTCACACAGTTTGCAAACTTACCACAGACAGCGAAGAGCAAAGTGAGGATGATCT AAGTGCACCTCAATCAAATTGTCTGGCCAACatgaacaacagcaacaacaatgAAGA ggaaaaaaagaaaaagaaaaaggagaagaaagacaagaaggagaaggaagagaagaaagacaagaaggagaagaaagagaagaaagacaagaaggagaagaaaga aaaaaagaaaaaggagaaggaggaaaaagaagcaaaagaaaaggaacaagaacaagaaaaagagaaagaaaaggagaaagaaaaggaaaaagaaaaggaaaaagcaaaggaaaaggACAAAGACAA ACCCAAGGAAATATTCGTCATTAATCCTGCAGGGAATTTGTATTACAACTGGCTTTTCATAATTGCAATGCCAGTCATGTATAATTGGACAATGATTATAGCCAG GGCATGCtttgaggagctgcagcaggactACATTCTCTACTGGATTTTGTTGGACTACAGCTCTGATCTAATTTACCTGGCGGATATGTtcgtcagaaccagaacag GGTATCTTGAGCAAGGCCTGATGGTGAAAGATAAGAAGTTGCTTAGAGATAACTACGTTAAGAGCTTCCAGTTTCGTCTCGATGTTCTCTCCATTCTGCCAACAGACGTACTTTATTTCGTCTTTGGCCTTCACTACCCAGAGATCCGTATCAACAAGCTGCTGAGAATTGGCCGAATGATGGAGTTCTTCACCAGGACGGAGACTAAAACCAATTATCCAAACATCTTCCGCATTGGGAACCTAATCATGTACATTCTCATTATCATCCACTGGAATGCATGCTTCTACTTTTCATTCTCCAAGGCGATTGGTTTTGGTGCTGATGACTGGGTCTACCCAGCTCTCGATGATCCAGAGGAGCCTGCGTTTGGGCAGCCTATGAGAAAATATGCATTCAGCCTTTATTGGTCCACACTGACTCTGACCACCATTGGTGAAACTCCACCACCTGCTCTTGACTCggagtttttatttcatgtggtCGACTTCTTAGTTGGAGTCTTGATCTTTGCTACCATTGTGGGAAACATCGCCACCATGATTTCCAATATGAATGCTGCGCAGGCCCAGTTTCAGTCCCGTATCGACAACATCAAACAATACATGCAG GTTCGAAAAGTCAGCAAAGAACTTGAGCTAAGAGTTATTAAGTGGTTTGACTACCTGTGGAATAACGGCAAGGCGCAGGATGAGAGGGAGGTGCTGAGATATCTTCCTGACAAGCTACGAGCGGAAATAGCCATCCAAGTTCACATGGACACCTTGAAGAAAGTTCGGATTTTTGCAGACTGTGAGGCAGGCCTCCTGATTCAACTCGTCCTCAAACTTCGCCCGCAGGTCTTCAGTCCAGGAGACTACATTTGCAAAAAGGGTGACATTGGTCGTGAGATGTATATCATCAAAGATGGAAAACTGGCAGTTGTTGCCGATGATGGAGTCACACAATTTGTAGTGCTGGGAAGTGGCAGCTATTTTGGTGAAATTAGTATCCTTAACATTAAAGGCAGTAAAGCAGGCAACAGACGGACTGCTAACATTAGAAGCATTGGCTACTCCGACCTCTTTTGTCTTTCCAAAGATGACTTGATGGAGTCACTGATCGAATATCCAGATGCCAAAGCCATGCTAGAGGAGAAAGGCCGGCAGATCCTGATGAAAGATGGTCTCATAGACTTGGACCCCGCCAACATTAAGCCTGAAACtaaggagctggaggagaaagTCACCAAACTGTACAGCACAATGGAGCTGATGCAGGTGAAGCTTAAGAAGATTTTGGGAAATTACAAACATACTGGCAAAGCCCTAAGACAGCGGATTACAGATCTGGAGCGCCTGAGTGGAGAGGAGGTggaagacgaagaggaggaggaagatgaagggaaaaaagaggctgaagagaaagaagcagaaaaagaaactgatgaAAAGGGTGTGgaggaaatggaagaaaaaacagaagaggagaAAGGAGCTGGTGAGAAAGACGTGGatgtaacagaagaaaaaacagaagaagacaaAAGTGAGGTAACAAAAACAGATCAGGAAAAAggtggagaaggagaaggaaaaccTGATGAAGTAAAAGATGGAGAAGCAAAAGAGGACAAGACAGAAGAgtaa